The genomic interval ACTTTTGCGTGAAAATTTTTATCTGGGTAAGCATCAACGGTGAAAATGACTTCTTGTCCTTCTTTAACCTTGCCAATATCTGCCTCTGAAATGCTTGCATAAAGCTGCATTTCTTCAAGATTCTCAGCAACCTTAAAAAGCGTAGGAGCTTGAAAACTTGCTGCTACGCTTTGCCCCACTTCAACGCTACGCGTAAGAACAATACCATCAACGGGTGAAATAATTTCGGAATTTTTTAAATCAATCTTAGCGCTTTCTATGCTTGTTTGAATTTCAATGATAGTAGCGCGCTTAATATCTACATCGGAACGTGCAGAGGTATAATTAGTTTTAGCAGTTTGTAATTCAAGTAGAGAAGGCGAAGCCCCATTTGTTGCTTTATAAAGTTCTTTTAATCTATCATAATTCCATTTTTTATCTGCCAAAGTTTGCTCACTCGCTCTAAGTTGAGCTTGTGCGGAATGAAGCTGGGCTTGAAATTTAGCAATCTGTTGATTAATACTCTCTGGATTAATGCGAGCAAGCACTTGTCCTTGCTTGACTTCATCATTTTCATCTACAAGTACTTCAAGCACAAGTCCGGAAATCACACTCCCAATTTCTACTTCATTCACAGGAGAGAGAGAGCCTGAAGCTGAAATGCTTGATTTAATATCACCACGAGTAGGTTTTATTGTCTCATATTCCATTTGGGAAGTAAAAAGATTCCATAAAATAATACCACCTATACAAAGTGCAATGACACCAAGTAAGATAAACCACACCATAGGAGGAATTTTTTTGCCTATATATTTTTTTGTATGAAGAGTTTGATATAAATTCATTCTTTGTTTCCTTGTGGAGATTGTTCTTTTTGTGGATTCTCTATTTGCTCCAAAGCAAGATTCCCACCTAAAGCTTTAAAAAGCGTAATAAGCGATAGAATCTCGTTTGTTTTTGCACTATGAAGCTGTGTCTGCAAATTAAGATATGTATTTTCATTATTTAAAAAATCATTTTTATCAAGCAATCCACGTTTATTTTTTGCACTATTACTTTCGTAAGCCTTTACACCAATTTCATATACATTTTGCGTATTTTGCACCTGACGTTTTTTAGATTGTACATCAAAAAGTGCGTTTTCAACCTCGCCTAAAGCTGTATTAACATTATTTTGCAAGGTATAATATGCTTCATTACTTAACTCTTTTTGAATAAGATAATTTTGCTTTAAAGGGGTGCGATTAAGCAGAGGTGCAGTAATGGAATTTGCTATCTGAAATACGAGAGAACCTGCGCCATTTGTGCTATATAGAATCTCACCGATTGAGCCACTAAGCGAAATATTTGGCAATCTTGCAGCATTTGCATTTGTTTGTTTATAAAGCTGAGAATGCAGAGCATAAAGACTTGCTTGGATATCTGGACGAGAGAGCAAAATATCACTTGGCATTTTATCTACATAAAAATTTGCAATATGCGGAAATGTGTAATTTATAGAATCTAAAAAATCAATGTTTTGGGCGAGTTCATCGGCAGTGATATTTAAAAGCACAAGCAGAGCATTTTTATTTTGCTCAAAAGTATAAGAGAGACTTTCATAAGTATTCTTTTGCGCGGTTGTATTTGCCACAAAGCTTTGATAAGTGCTTACATCAATAAGTCCTAATTTATATTTATCTATATTAATTGCCTGAATCTGCTCTAAGTTTTTTAGAGTAGATTCGGCAATAGCAAGCGAATAAGCATTATCCCGCAATGTAAAATATAAAGTCGCCACTTCAGCAATTAAAGAAATTTGTGCAAAAGCAAGATTACTTTGTGCTTGAAGATAAGATTTTTTGTTCGCTTGACGTAAGGCATTAAGTTTACCAAATAAGTCAAGTTCCCAACTCATACTGATATTTGCATTGATTGAATTTGCACCTGGACGGATAATTGTGCTTTGAGAGAGAGTGCGCCTATCAATATAACTTGAATTTAACCCAGCATTAATTGTAGGAAACATATTTGCTGTATTGATTTTCATTTGAGACTTGGCTTGCTTAATACGAGAAATCATACTCAATACATTTGTATTATTTTCAAGCGCAAGATGAAGGATTTGGTGCAACTGCTTATCATCAATAAGTGCCATAAACTGCTGTAATCTAAAAGGTTGCTCTTGTAAGGATTCCATATTTATAAGATTTGTGGATTGTTTTATTTTTGTGGTATTTTGAGATGTAAGTAAGTCTTTGGTATTAGAAAAAGCAGCGGGAATATGTGTTTGCTTAGCACTTTGCTCAAGTGTGGGAATAGGTGTGCTACAACCAGTATATATCATACCAACAAATAAGCATATCTTCCTCACTTATCTCATTCCTTTTAATATCTTAAGGTTACTCTTAAAATGATATTGAAAAAATGTGAAATTAAAGTGAATCTTAAATATTAAAAGATTAGAATCCAAAACTACTTAAATCTTAACATTTTAGAGAGAATCATTTGAGACAAATTGTATTCATAAGTATGCTATGGATTACTATAATTTTTATGACTGCTTGCTCACACCACGATTCTTTACAATCATTTAATAAATATTACTACGGTGGCAATGATGAAAAAGCCTATAAATATGCCAAAGACAAAGCCGGAAAATCTGGAGATGTATTATGGAATCTTCAAGCGGGTGTGAGTGCATTTACTTCACATCAAGAAGATACTCTAAATCTTTTAGAACAAGGTGAAACACTCTTTAGCAAATATGAATCAGAAGGTTTAATGGGTGGCATATTTGGCAGTGTAGGTTCAGTGCTTGTTAATGAAAATATTAGAGATTATCGTGGCAATATTTATGAGGGCGTTATGTTCAATTATTATAAGGCACTCAATACTATGTCGCAAAAAGACTATGCTCGTGCACGTGTAGAATTTAATCGTGCAAATGACAGACAACGTCGTGCTAAAGATTACTTTAATAAAGATATTCAAAAAGCTCTTGCACAAGAACATAAACAAAATGCACAAGATAGGAATCTTCAGCAAGTTGATACTCACTCTTCTATCTCTTCTCTTTTGCAAAAAGAATACAGCAATTTAAAAAATTTTCAAGCTTATGAGGGCTTTATCAATCCTGCAGTAAGTTATGTTTCCGCGCTTTTTTTTATGCTTGAAGAAGATTACAATAAAGCAATGGATTTATACAAAGAATCTTATGGGATTAATCACGCTTCAATCATTAATCAAGACTTACAAATAATGCAAAAGCGTAAAAATAGTAATACAGATGCTAGATATACTTGGTTTATTATTGAAGATGGGCAAAGTGCGCATAAACAGGATATGTCAATTAATTTACCTACATTTTATGTTAGCAATAATGTCTTGCACGTAGGTGTTGCTATACCAATGCTTGTAGAAGGAAAAATAAGTGCTCGCATATATCAAGCTCAAAGCACAGAACAACAAAATTTTAAAGCCTCTGAAGTAGCTGATTTAGATAAAGTGATTGCAAATGAATTTAATAAGCAACTCCCCTTTATTCTTACACGCACAATCTCTTCTGCTATACTCAAATCAATTACTCAAAATGTATTGGATAATCAATTTGGCACAATAGGAGCTTTAGCAGGTGCACTTTATTCTATGAGCACAACAAATGCTGATGTGCGTATTGCTACAGCTTTACCCAAACGTGTACTTGTGCTACAAATTCCAAATAATGTGGGTAAATTTATGCTTCAGGCTGATAATCGTCCACTTTATAATGTGCATTTTGAGTGTATAAAAGAAACATCTTTACAAAAAAATATGCAAAAAATAAAAAATATTATTACTTTATGTGAAAAAAACGATAACATTCTATATTTGCGTGTCAAGGGTAATAACCCAACTTATAGAATCTTAAAGGGCGGTAACATTGATGAATAAAGCTTTTTTATATCTTATAACCATAGGTGCATTATTTATGGTAGGTTGTAGCACATCACCAAAATATATTAATACAGCAGATTCTAAATCTTATACAAGTATGGGACTTGATTATCACGACATTGAAAAAGCAGCAAGTAATAGTGTTCGTTCTTTACTCAATAGTAATTATGTGCGCAATCTTTCTCGCACAGGCTCTCCTAAAGTATTAATGATATCAAATGTCATTAATGATACTATGCAAACTATTGATACAGAACAGCTTACTCGGAAAGTAACACGTGATATGCGTAATAGTGGAAAATTTGTTCTTACTCTCGCAGTAGGAAATAAAAAAGATAAAGGTATTACGATGGGTAGGAGTGTGCGTGATAATGATGAATTTGACCAACACACTACAATTGAAAAAGGCACATTAAAAGCTCCAGAATTTTCTCTATCAGGAAAAATTGTGCAAAAAAATACTAAAATTGGCTCAAAGCAGCGCACTGACTATTATTTCCTTCTCACACTTACCAACATTAAAGATGGTCTTGTTGTTTGGGACGATGAGGTAAATATCATTAAGCTTGGCTCAAATTCATCTGTAAGCTGGTAAATAACTAAATTTTAGGAGGCATTTATGAAAACACATACAAAAGTTTTATTTGGAGGCATTATTACAGGGTTGCTTATTATAGGCTGCGCCAATAAAGATGATGCACTTGGTGTTGGTGGTAAGAGTATCGATAAAAAAGCACTTCAAGCTCTTAGTATTCAAGGTGCACCAAATTGGGTGCTCAATGGTGGGCAAGGTGATATGAGCGCCGTAGGAATTGCTGATATTATTAATGGTGATTTGGGCTATGCACGCACAGAAGCATTAGCTTTAGCTAGAGATGAACTTGCACGACAAGTAGCTACAGAGGTTGAAGGCGTAATAAATCGTGCAGCAAGTGTAACTATGGGTTCTTCAGTCCAAGATGCGCAGGTTTCTAAAGCTAGTGAACAAATCATAAAACAGGGTGTTTCTCAAACTCTTAGTGGAACAAAGCAAACCGATACTTGGATTACCAAAGATGCAACCAAAATCTTTGTGCTTATTAAACTTAATCCGGAGCTTAAAGCCAAGCTTCAAGCTAATGTAAAGAGAGAAATTAACAAAAGTTCTCTTCCAAGCAATATAAGACAAGAGGCTGCAAGATCATTTTTGATTCGGTAATGCTAAATTTGAAAACTAAAATAAATTAAATATGATGTCATTGCTAAGAATCATACTTCCCATATATATTATCATTATATATGGAGGTTGCTTTGGTAGTTCGCCTAAACCTCCTTCTTGGTATGGTAAATCCTCAACAAATGAAACCCAACTCATTGGTTTTGGAAGTGCAAATAGTCTCAATACTGCTCAAGCTAATGCTTTGAGTGATATTATTACCCAAATCAATGTCCAAGTAAGCACACAATTTAGCTCCAATATAAAAAGACAAAATAATCTTATCACTCATAATTCAAGCAATGAGGTATATCTTGATAGTGCAGGAATTGAATTAAATGATGTGCAATATTCACGTAGTGCATTTGAAAATGGTATATTTTATGTAGAAGCAAAAGTTCATAAAGCTACTCTTATTAAGCAGTTCCAAAAAAAGTTCAATACCGTATATAACTCCCTTAATCTTTCTCGTATTACTCAATGCAACACAATTTCTATTAAAGATAAAATACAGATTGAGAAAAATTTAGAAATTTTACACCTGTATGCTACACTACTCCAAACATTAGGAACTACAAGCAAACCACTTAATAATTTTGAAAATATCCTTGCCGCAAATACACCACAACCTAATGCGAAGCTTGTTATTGAAAGTAATTTGACTAATGAAATAATTTATAATAATTTGGCAAAGGAATTGGGACATTTTTACAGCTTTGATTCTCAAGCAAACCAAATTCTAAAAGCTAAAGTGCAAGTAAGCAACAGCAACGAAGGTGTAAAAATTAATATAATTTTTACCATATTTGATTGTCGCAATAATCCCATATTTAATACAAATGTAAGCTATACTCATAATGCTACCAATGTGCAAGAGGCATTACGTTTTGCTTCACAGCGCGTAAGTGTTCAGTTATATAAAAAAATACAAGAATGGATTGAACAATAAAACTATGTGCGGCTTGCAAAATAGTTGCGCACTACTTCCCTATCATCAAAATATATTTTTTCATTACCTATAATTTGATAATCTTCATCGCCTTTGCCTAAAATCAAAAGCACTTCATCAGATTCTAAGGATTCTAGCGCCATATAAATTGCTTTTTTGCGATCTGCTTCAACAAATACATATTCTCCATCTTGCATACCACTCAAAATATCCTCAATAATGCTTTTTGGGGATTCTGTGCGTGGATTGTCGCTTGTGATATAAATTTTATGTGCAAATTGTTGCGCACAAGCTCCCATTTTAGGGCGTTTAGATTTATCTCTATCACCACCTGCCCCAAAAACAACAGCTATTTTACAATGCCTAAAACTCTCAAAGATTTGATACATACCATCGTATGTGTGAGCAAAATCCACAATAACAAGAGGCATATTATGCACTACCTCCATACGTCCACTCACACCACCAAAATGTTCTAATGCCTCCGCTATTCGCTCTAGTGGTTCTTGAGTGAGAATCTTTACTGCTCCAATAGCAGCAAGGGTATTATACAGGTTATGCTTTCCATACAAATGCGCTTGTATTGCACTTTGTTCATTTGTCTTATAATCTCGTTCTCTCCACGAAATATACCCATCAATACCATTTTCAAGTGCATATACATCAACGCTTAAATTTCCTTTTTTTTCTATGCCATAGAAATATGCTGCTTTATCAGTGCAATATATATAGGGCTCATCAGCATTGAGGAGTTTTCTACCTTCACCTTCAAAAAAGCTATTTTTAATGCGCCGATATTCTTCTACACTCTTATGATAATCCAAATGATCACTTGTAATATTTGTGAGAATCTTAAGTGCAAAATCAAGTCCGGCTATGCGTTCTTGTTCAATAGCGTGGGAGCTTACTTCCATAATAAAAAAATTACACTTTTGCTCCATTGCTATACAAAGATTTTCATATAGCTCAAGCATACTTGGAGTTGTCAAGCCTTTAGGTTTAATCCTATGCTCATTAATAAAAAAACCTCTTGTGCCAAGCAAGGCAACATTAAATCCCAAATCAAGCAAAATAGAGTAAATAATAGCTGCGGTGGTTGTTTTTC from Helicobacter hepaticus ATCC 51449 carries:
- a CDS encoding efflux RND transporter periplasmic adaptor subunit; this encodes MNLYQTLHTKKYIGKKIPPMVWFILLGVIALCIGGIILWNLFTSQMEYETIKPTRGDIKSSISASGSLSPVNEVEIGSVISGLVLEVLVDENDEVKQGQVLARINPESINQQIAKFQAQLHSAQAQLRASEQTLADKKWNYDRLKELYKATNGASPSLLELQTAKTNYTSARSDVDIKRATIIEIQTSIESAKIDLKNSEIISPVDGIVLTRSVEVGQSVAASFQAPTLFKVAENLEEMQLYASISEADIGKVKEGQEVIFTVDAYPDKNFHAKVNRVNFGSGDGGSSSSNTSSSTSNIITYRAKIEVDNKSLLLRPDMSATADIIIAKAQNALLVPSSALYFDLNKALQKAGIKKNDSALNPMVAPSRPRPKAQINIKQKQQGKSGTLWILKNGVPESVEVETGITDGVYTQILSGIDEQTQVITKIKVQ
- a CDS encoding TolC family protein, whose translation is MRKICLFVGMIYTGCSTPIPTLEQSAKQTHIPAAFSNTKDLLTSQNTTKIKQSTNLINMESLQEQPFRLQQFMALIDDKQLHQILHLALENNTNVLSMISRIKQAKSQMKINTANMFPTINAGLNSSYIDRRTLSQSTIIRPGANSINANISMSWELDLFGKLNALRQANKKSYLQAQSNLAFAQISLIAEVATLYFTLRDNAYSLAIAESTLKNLEQIQAINIDKYKLGLIDVSTYQSFVANTTAQKNTYESLSYTFEQNKNALLVLLNITADELAQNIDFLDSINYTFPHIANFYVDKMPSDILLSRPDIQASLYALHSQLYKQTNANAARLPNISLSGSIGEILYSTNGAGSLVFQIANSITAPLLNRTPLKQNYLIQKELSNEAYYTLQNNVNTALGEVENALFDVQSKKRQVQNTQNVYEIGVKAYESNSAKNKRGLLDKNDFLNNENTYLNLQTQLHSAKTNEILSLITLFKALGGNLALEQIENPQKEQSPQGNKE
- the lpoB gene encoding penicillin-binding protein activator LpoB — encoded protein: MNKAFLYLITIGALFMVGCSTSPKYINTADSKSYTSMGLDYHDIEKAASNSVRSLLNSNYVRNLSRTGSPKVLMISNVINDTMQTIDTEQLTRKVTRDMRNSGKFVLTLAVGNKKDKGITMGRSVRDNDEFDQHTTIEKGTLKAPEFSLSGKIVQKNTKIGSKQRTDYYFLLTLTNIKDGLVVWDDEVNIIKLGSNSSVSW
- a CDS encoding LPP20 family lipoprotein gives rise to the protein MKTHTKVLFGGIITGLLIIGCANKDDALGVGGKSIDKKALQALSIQGAPNWVLNGGQGDMSAVGIADIINGDLGYARTEALALARDELARQVATEVEGVINRAASVTMGSSVQDAQVSKASEQIIKQGVSQTLSGTKQTDTWITKDATKIFVLIKLNPELKAKLQANVKREINKSSLPSNIRQEAARSFLIR
- a CDS encoding LPP20 family lipoprotein, which translates into the protein MMSLLRIILPIYIIIIYGGCFGSSPKPPSWYGKSSTNETQLIGFGSANSLNTAQANALSDIITQINVQVSTQFSSNIKRQNNLITHNSSNEVYLDSAGIELNDVQYSRSAFENGIFYVEAKVHKATLIKQFQKKFNTVYNSLNLSRITQCNTISIKDKIQIEKNLEILHLYATLLQTLGTTSKPLNNFENILAANTPQPNAKLVIESNLTNEIIYNNLAKELGHFYSFDSQANQILKAKVQVSNSNEGVKINIIFTIFDCRNNPIFNTNVSYTHNATNVQEALRFASQRVSVQLYKKIQEWIEQ
- a CDS encoding UDP-N-acetylmuramoyl-L-alanyl-D-glutamate--2,6-diaminopimelate ligase; translated protein: MIIKKNVSYKDRSFIALTDDTRVIESLLKGEGDKFGLQKDADTDKVLFVKNKQNKNFITPQIAQSCSMVESYELNDILMANFSHNSPNIVGITGTNGKTTTAAIIYSILLDLGFNVALLGTRGFFINEHRIKPKGLTTPSMLELYENLCIAMEQKCNFFIMEVSSHAIEQERIAGLDFALKILTNITSDHLDYHKSVEEYRRIKNSFFEGEGRKLLNADEPYIYCTDKAAYFYGIEKKGNLSVDVYALENGIDGYISWRERDYKTNEQSAIQAHLYGKHNLYNTLAAIGAVKILTQEPLERIAEALEHFGGVSGRMEVVHNMPLVIVDFAHTYDGMYQIFESFRHCKIAVVFGAGGDRDKSKRPKMGACAQQFAHKIYITSDNPRTESPKSIIEDILSGMQDGEYVFVEADRKKAIYMALESLESDEVLLILGKGDEDYQIIGNEKIYFDDREVVRNYFASRT